Genomic DNA from Xylanivirga thermophila:
GTAAGTCCTCCCAGAAATAGTGCGCTATTAAGCTCAATCCTGTCAGCGCCGCCCTTTTTAGCCTCTACAGCATCCTCTAACCCTCCACAACAAATCTCTATCAATATATCATTTTTCATTTCAATATCATACCAATACTGTTATTTATTTTCCCATGCATCGGCGTCATATTTTATAAAATCTATCAATTCATCAACCTGGGTAAAAGCTAATCCGATAACAGTATCAGCAGCACCATAATATATGGCAATCCGCCCTGTATCGGCATCGCTTAAGGCCGCACATGGGAATACTACATTAGGCACGTCACCTGCACATTCATATATTGTCTGTGGAGAGATAATATATGATTTTGTTCTTTTTATTACCTTCCATGGTTTATCAAGATCCAATAGGGCTGCTCCCGCACTATATACATATCCATTACAAGAAGTCAAAACTCCATGATAAATAAGCAGCCATCCCTCTGTAGTTTCAATAGGAACAGGACCTGCACCTATCTTTGTGCTCTGCCATCCTGCAGTTGGAGACATAACATGACGATGCTTACCCCAATATGTCATATCTGGACTTTCACTATAATATATATCACCAAATGCAGTATGCCCTGTATCACTAGGTCTGCTTAGCATAGCATAATTTCCATTTATCTTCCGCGGGAACATAACTCCATTACGATTAAAGGGTAAAAAGGCATTCTCTAATTGATAGAATTTTTCAAAATCATATGTATATGAAACACCAATAGTAGGTCCGTGATACCAATTGCACCATGTAACATAATATCTATCTTCTATCCAGCACACTCGTGGATCGTATCCATATACAAACCTTTTAATCTCTGGCTCATCACAAATAAATTTTATTGGTTCTGGATTTATATTCCAGTTAATGCCGTCTTTACTTCTTCCACTATGGATTCTCATCTCACGTCTTTTATCATCGCATCTGAATACTCCAGCAAATTCCCCGTTAAATGGCACAACGGCACTATTGAATATGCTGTTTGACATAGGCAATAAATCCCTTGGAATAATAGGATTTGCTTTTGAACGCCACACTATATCCTTACAATCCTTTGGTTTATCTTCCCAAGGAATGTTAGGTAATGATTGACCTATTATAGTCTTTTTGCTCATTATATTACTCCTTTCTTTGAATTATATATTATTTATTTTTATTGTCAGATTTTAAACAATCCTTGCAAATACCATAGACTTCAAAATTATGTTCTACAGGCACAAAACCATCCTGA
This window encodes:
- a CDS encoding glycoside hydrolase family 130 protein; the encoded protein is MSKKTIIGQSLPNIPWEDKPKDCKDIVWRSKANPIIPRDLLPMSNSIFNSAVVPFNGEFAGVFRCDDKRREMRIHSGRSKDGINWNINPEPIKFICDEPEIKRFVYGYDPRVCWIEDRYYVTWCNWYHGPTIGVSYTYDFEKFYQLENAFLPFNRNGVMFPRKINGNYAMLSRPSDTGHTAFGDIYYSESPDMTYWGKHRHVMSPTAGWQSTKIGAGPVPIETTEGWLLIYHGVLTSCNGYVYSAGAALLDLDKPWKVIKRTKSYIISPQTIYECAGDVPNVVFPCAALSDADTGRIAIYYGAADTVIGLAFTQVDELIDFIKYDADAWENK